The DNA window TCGACCGCGTGAACCTCGTGGCCCGCGAGATGCTCGACGGCGTCATGCCCATCCGCGCCTTCGGTCGCCAGAAGCACGAGCTCGAGCGCTTCGACGACGCGAGCCTCGACCTCATGAACACGCAGCTGTTCACGAACCGCGCCATGAGCTTCATGATGCCGCTCATGATGTTCGTCATGAACTGCGTGACCGTCCTCATCGTCTGGGCGGGCTCCCACGGCGTGAACGACGGTGTCATGCAAGTGGGCGACATGATGGCGTTCATCTCCTACACCATGCAGATCGTCATGGCGTTCATGATCCTCACGATGGTCTCGGTCATGCTGCCGCGCGCCGAGGTGGCCGCCGAGCGCGTCGAGGACGTCCTTGCCACCGAGACCTCCATCAAGGAGCCCACGCACCCCAAGCTGCCGGCCGCCAGCGCCCCGCATGGCGAGCTTGCCTTCCACAACGTGAGCTTCCAGTACCCCGACGCCCGCGAGGACGTCATCGGCGGCGTGAGCTTCACGGTCCATGCCGGCGAGACGCTCGGCATCATCGGCTCCACGGGCTCGGGCAAGTCCACGCTCGTGCAGCTCATCCCGCGCCTGTATGACGTCACGGGCGGCAAGATCACGCTCGACGGCATCGACGTGCGAGACCTGTCCCTGTCCGAGCTCCGCCGTCGCGTGGGCTACGTGCCCCAGCAGGGCATGCTCTTCTCGGGTACGGTCGAGTCCAACCTCAAGTTCGCCGGCGACACCGTGAGCGACGACGACATGCGCCGCGCTGCCGACATCGCCCAGGCCACCGAGTTCATCGAGCAGCGCGAGGGCGCTTGGGACTCCGAGATAAGCCAGGGCGGCTCCAACGTCTCCGGCGGCCAGCGCCAGCGCCTCTCCATCGCCCGCGCGCTTGCCAAGAGGCCCGAGGTCATCGTCTTCGACGACTCGTTCTCCGCGCTCGACTACAAGACCGACGCGCTGCTTCGCGAGCAGCTCGCCCGCCACGAGAAGGACAGCGCCGTCGTCGTGGTGGCCCAGCGCATCGCCACGATCATGCACGCCGACCAGGTCATCGTGCTCGACGAGGGCCGCGTCGTGGGTCAGGGCACCCACGAGCAGCTGCTGCACAGCTGCCCCGCCTACCT is part of the Parolsenella massiliensis genome and encodes:
- a CDS encoding ABC transporter ATP-binding protein, with product MRIVKLFKNHILALVVAIGLITISCNADLTLPTYMSEIVDVGIQQGGIASPVPDTIRATSLADLELFMSEEDEQAVEAAYAPVDADGVRTYQGSEADRAEDGALASAMSLPETVALSLEQGVDASTLNDQMTGTLDMDTVRAAVAAGMVSRDQLVSAASAMSDQMGAMGGSIVKQRAISYVSQEYEAQGISLTDVQNSYLASMSLKMFGLCAVSLVATILTGAVASHTACTIARDLRRKTFDRVMHFSPAEVGKFSQASLITRCTNDIQQIQMATTLFIRMVLMAPIMGVVAIMRVLATHTGLEWTIGVAVIAVSAVVGVLMGLTMPKFKRMQKYVDRVNLVAREMLDGVMPIRAFGRQKHELERFDDASLDLMNTQLFTNRAMSFMMPLMMFVMNCVTVLIVWAGSHGVNDGVMQVGDMMAFISYTMQIVMAFMILTMVSVMLPRAEVAAERVEDVLATETSIKEPTHPKLPAASAPHGELAFHNVSFQYPDAREDVIGGVSFTVHAGETLGIIGSTGSGKSTLVQLIPRLYDVTGGKITLDGIDVRDLSLSELRRRVGYVPQQGMLFSGTVESNLKFAGDTVSDDDMRRAADIAQATEFIEQREGAWDSEISQGGSNVSGGQRQRLSIARALAKRPEVIVFDDSFSALDYKTDALLREQLARHEKDSAVVVVAQRIATIMHADQVIVLDEGRVVGQGTHEQLLHSCPAYLEIAQSQLSAAELGLTDAEIAAVMEGGER